From Desulforhopalus sp., one genomic window encodes:
- a CDS encoding alpha/beta hydrolase: MNEIIQLQSGIEIYLRTIEGDGDKPCLVFLHEGLGCTAMWKDFPDRLCRMANCSGLVYDRTGYGNSSPLCRTWTIHYLHDYALKELPEILERTIPGKPFILIGHSDGGSISLIFGAEKPALLKAIITEAAHVFVEPETLRGILAAVGAYEKGHFRGLAKYHGDKTDALFRAWADTWRSEWFKFWNIEYVLPSIACPLLVLQGSQDQYGTERQVETIVAKSSGQTTSVLIDKCGHAPHQEQPEKVLQILAEYIGRLL; this comes from the coding sequence ATGAATGAAATCATACAGTTACAAAGCGGTATAGAAATTTATCTTCGCACCATTGAAGGTGATGGAGATAAACCCTGCCTGGTATTTCTGCACGAAGGCCTAGGCTGTACTGCCATGTGGAAAGACTTTCCGGATCGACTTTGTCGCATGGCCAACTGTTCGGGGCTCGTGTATGACAGAACGGGGTATGGGAATTCGTCACCTCTTTGCCGCACTTGGACTATTCACTATCTGCATGATTATGCCCTGAAGGAATTGCCGGAAATTCTTGAAAGGACAATTCCTGGTAAGCCGTTCATATTGATTGGCCATTCCGATGGCGGTAGCATTAGCCTTATTTTCGGTGCCGAAAAACCAGCTCTTCTCAAGGCAATTATTACCGAGGCAGCGCATGTTTTTGTTGAGCCGGAAACTTTAAGAGGCATTCTGGCAGCGGTAGGAGCCTACGAAAAAGGCCACTTTCGTGGACTTGCTAAATATCACGGTGATAAAACCGACGCTCTCTTCAGGGCATGGGCCGACACCTGGCGCAGCGAGTGGTTCAAGTTTTGGAATATTGAATATGTATTGCCCTCCATTGCCTGCCCTCTTCTGGTCCTGCAAGGCAGCCAGGATCAATATGGTACGGAGCGGCAGGTAGAAACGATAGTTGCAAAATCGTCGGGTCAGACAACCTCCGTTCTTATCGACAAGTGTGGTCACGCACCCCATCAGGAGCAGCCGGAAAAAGTTTTACAAATACTGGCGGAGTATATTGGTCGGTTGCTTTAA